One genomic segment of Pseudomonas chlororaphis subsp. aurantiaca includes these proteins:
- a CDS encoding phospholipase D-like domain-containing protein: MAGAVFPWREGNRFELLIDGPSFFPRMLVAIARAREQVELELYLVEAGACAEAMVQALIQAAERGVRVRCLFDDYGSLAFTMGLRQRLTGAGVELRFYNRLSWRRGVRNLYRDHRKLLLVDQELAVVGGTGVTDEFWNPLQDSCDWHEVMVEISGPLVLDWQMLFDRQWIANRYRTAWKPASNFGLPRLPRVPAQGAGMGRVAYADARQHRDILQSLVRALNSGQRRIWLATPYFLPTWKVRRSLRRAAGRGVDVRLLLTGPRTDHPSVRYAGHRYYPRLLRAGVKIFEYQPRFLHLKMVLIDDWVSIGSCNFDHWNLRFNLEANLEALDMPLTDAVVASFLADFDQSQEVSLEAWKNRPLWRRIKQRIWGWVDRLVVNLLNRRD, translated from the coding sequence ATGGCGGGCGCGGTCTTTCCCTGGCGTGAAGGCAATCGTTTCGAGTTGCTGATCGACGGTCCGAGTTTTTTCCCACGGATGCTGGTGGCGATCGCCCGGGCCCGTGAGCAGGTGGAACTGGAGTTGTACCTGGTGGAGGCGGGCGCCTGCGCCGAGGCCATGGTCCAGGCCCTGATCCAGGCCGCCGAGCGCGGGGTGCGGGTGCGTTGCCTGTTCGATGACTACGGCAGCCTGGCCTTCACCATGGGGCTGCGCCAGCGCCTGACCGGCGCCGGGGTCGAGCTGCGTTTCTACAATCGCCTGAGCTGGCGCCGCGGGGTGCGCAACCTGTATCGCGACCACCGCAAGTTGCTGCTGGTGGATCAGGAGCTGGCGGTGGTCGGCGGCACCGGCGTGACCGATGAATTCTGGAACCCGCTGCAGGACAGCTGCGACTGGCATGAAGTCATGGTGGAGATCAGCGGCCCGCTGGTGCTCGACTGGCAGATGCTGTTCGACCGGCAGTGGATCGCCAACCGCTATCGCACCGCCTGGAAGCCGGCGTCGAACTTCGGCCTGCCACGCCTGCCGCGCGTGCCGGCCCAGGGCGCGGGCATGGGCCGGGTGGCCTATGCCGACGCCCGGCAACACCGGGACATTCTGCAATCGCTGGTGCGCGCGTTGAACAGCGGGCAACGGCGGATCTGGCTGGCGACCCCGTATTTCCTGCCGACCTGGAAGGTCCGCCGCTCCCTGCGCCGCGCGGCCGGACGCGGGGTGGATGTGCGCCTGCTGCTGACCGGGCCGCGCACCGATCACCCGTCGGTGCGTTATGCCGGGCATCGTTATTACCCGCGCCTGCTGCGGGCCGGGGTGAAAATCTTCGAATACCAGCCGCGTTTCCTGCACCTGAAGATGGTGCTGATCGACGATTGGGTGAGCATCGGCTCGTGCAACTTCGATCACTGGAACCTGCGTTTCAACCTCGAGGCCAACCTCGAGGCCCTCGACATGCCACTGACCGATGCAGTGGTTGCGAGCTTCCTCGCCGACTTCGACCAGAGCCAGGAAGTCAGCCTCGAAGCCTGGAAAAACCGCCCGCTGTGGCGGCGGATCAAGCAGCGGATCTGGGGCTGGGTGGACCGGCTGGTGGTGAACCTGCTCAATCGCCGCGACTGA
- the bglX gene encoding beta-glucosidase BglX, protein MKKLCLLGLLVSLASHPALAATTPVSTQEKPFSDAVLQNKDAFIDNLLKQMTLDEKIGQLRLISIGPEMPREMIRKEIAAGRIGGTFNSISRPENRPMQDAAMRSRLKIPMFFAYDVIHGHRTIFPIPLALASSWDMDAIGRSGRIAAQEASADSLDITFAPMVDISRDPRWGRTSEGFGEDTYLVSRIAKVMVKAYQGDSPKNADSIMASVKHFALYGAVEGGRDYNVVDMSPVKMYQDYLPPYRAAIDAGAGGVMVALNSINGVPATSNTWLMNDLLRKEWGFKGLAVSDHGAIVELMRHGVAKDGREAAKLAIKAGIDMSMNDSLYAKELPGLIKSGDVSQRDLDNAVREVLAAKYDMGLFANPYLRIGKAEQDPADTNAENRLHRSDARDVARRSLVLLKNANDTLPLKKAGKIALVGPLAKAPIDMMGSWAAAGVPAQSVTLFDGMSNALGDKAQLIYARGSNITADKAVVDYLNFLNFDAPEVVDDPRPAQQLIDEAVKAAQQADVVVAAVGESRGMSHESSSRTDLHIPASQRELIKALKATGKPLVLVLMNGRPLALLDENEQADAILETWFSGTEGGNAIADVLFGDYNPSGKLPITFPRSVGQIPTYYNHLTIGRPFTPGKPGNYTSQYFDDTTGPLFPFGYGLSYTTFSLSDMALSSTTLNKSGKLDASVTLKNTGKRDGETVVQLYIQDVAGSIIRPIKELKGFQKVQLKAGEQKVIRFSISEDDLKFYNAQLKYAAEPGEFKVEIGLDSRDVKQQSFELL, encoded by the coding sequence ATGAAGAAGCTGTGTTTGCTGGGCTTGTTGGTCAGCCTGGCCAGTCACCCTGCCCTGGCCGCCACCACGCCGGTATCGACCCAGGAAAAACCCTTTTCCGATGCGGTCCTGCAGAACAAGGACGCCTTCATCGACAACCTGCTCAAGCAGATGACCCTGGATGAAAAGATCGGCCAGTTGCGCCTGATCAGCATCGGTCCGGAAATGCCCCGCGAGATGATCCGCAAGGAAATCGCCGCCGGCCGCATCGGCGGGACCTTCAACTCCATCTCCCGCCCGGAAAACCGGCCGATGCAGGACGCGGCCATGCGCAGCCGGCTGAAGATCCCGATGTTCTTCGCCTATGACGTGATCCACGGCCACCGTACGATCTTCCCGATCCCCCTGGCCCTGGCGTCGAGCTGGGACATGGACGCCATCGGCCGCTCCGGGCGCATCGCCGCCCAGGAAGCCAGCGCCGACAGCCTGGACATCACCTTCGCGCCGATGGTCGACATCTCCCGCGACCCACGCTGGGGCCGCACCTCCGAAGGCTTCGGCGAAGACACCTACCTGGTCTCGCGCATCGCCAAGGTCATGGTCAAGGCCTACCAGGGCGACAGCCCGAAGAACGCCGACAGCATCATGGCCAGCGTCAAGCACTTCGCCCTGTACGGCGCGGTGGAAGGCGGTCGCGACTACAACGTCGTCGACATGAGCCCGGTAAAGATGTACCAGGACTACCTGCCGCCCTACCGCGCCGCGATCGACGCCGGTGCCGGCGGGGTGATGGTGGCGTTGAACTCGATCAACGGCGTGCCGGCCACCTCCAACACCTGGCTGATGAACGACCTGCTGCGCAAGGAGTGGGGCTTCAAGGGCCTGGCGGTGAGCGACCACGGCGCCATCGTCGAGCTGATGCGCCACGGCGTCGCCAAGGACGGCCGCGAAGCCGCCAAGCTGGCGATCAAGGCCGGCATCGACATGAGCATGAACGACTCGCTGTACGCCAAGGAGCTGCCGGGGCTGATCAAGTCCGGCGACGTCAGCCAGCGCGACCTGGACAACGCCGTGCGTGAAGTACTGGCCGCCAAGTACGACATGGGCCTGTTCGCCAACCCCTACCTGCGCATCGGCAAGGCCGAGCAAGACCCGGCCGACACCAACGCCGAAAACCGCCTGCACCGCAGCGACGCCCGCGATGTGGCGCGCCGCAGCCTGGTGCTGCTGAAGAACGCCAACGACACCCTGCCGCTGAAAAAGGCCGGCAAGATCGCCCTGGTCGGCCCGCTGGCCAAGGCACCGATCGACATGATGGGCAGTTGGGCCGCCGCCGGCGTACCGGCGCAATCGGTCACCCTGTTCGACGGCATGAGCAACGCCCTGGGCGACAAGGCACAACTGATCTACGCCCGTGGCTCGAACATCACCGCCGACAAGGCCGTGGTCGACTACCTGAACTTCCTTAACTTCGATGCCCCGGAAGTGGTGGACGACCCGCGTCCGGCCCAGCAGTTGATCGACGAAGCGGTGAAGGCCGCGCAGCAGGCTGATGTAGTGGTGGCGGCGGTGGGCGAATCGCGGGGCATGTCCCACGAATCCTCGAGCCGTACCGACCTGCACATCCCGGCCAGCCAGCGCGAGCTGATCAAGGCCCTCAAGGCCACCGGCAAGCCGCTGGTGCTGGTGTTGATGAACGGCCGGCCGCTGGCGCTGCTCGACGAGAACGAACAGGCCGATGCGATCCTGGAAACCTGGTTCAGCGGCACCGAAGGCGGCAACGCCATCGCCGACGTACTGTTCGGCGACTACAACCCGTCCGGCAAGCTGCCGATCACCTTCCCGCGTTCGGTGGGGCAGATCCCGACCTACTACAACCACCTGACCATCGGCCGGCCGTTCACCCCGGGCAAGCCGGGCAACTACACCTCGCAGTACTTCGACGACACCACAGGTCCCCTGTTTCCGTTCGGCTATGGCCTGAGCTACACCACGTTCAGCCTGTCGGACATGGCCCTGTCGTCGACCACCCTGAACAAGAGCGGCAAGCTCGACGCCAGCGTGACCCTGAAGAACACCGGCAAGCGCGACGGTGAAACCGTGGTGCAGCTGTATATCCAGGACGTCGCCGGCTCCATCATCCGCCCGATCAAGGAACTGAAGGGCTTCCAGAAAGTGCAGCTCAAGGCCGGCGAACAGAAGGTGATCCGCTTCAGCATCAGCGAAGACGACCTGAAGTTCTACAACGCCCAGCTCAAGTACGCCGCGGAACCGGGCGAGTTCAAGGTCGAGATCGGCCTGGACTCCCGGGACGTCAAGCAACAGAGCTTCGAACTGCTGTAA
- a CDS encoding YceI family protein yields MFNASFPKALAALLLACAAWPAQANWYLDNESSRLSFVTTKNANASEVQRFLVLHGKVDAKGMAQLEVELDSINSGIPLRDERMRKELFEIDRHPDALINAQINLRPINDLASGAQIELRLPVNVTLHGKQHQYTAELLATRLDDRRFQVVTLEPLVLNAADFDLVPGLDTLRKAAGLSAISLSVPVGAVLIFTAR; encoded by the coding sequence ATGTTCAACGCCTCTTTTCCCAAGGCCCTGGCCGCTTTGCTGTTGGCCTGCGCGGCCTGGCCGGCCCAGGCCAACTGGTACCTGGACAACGAGTCCTCGCGCCTGTCTTTCGTCACCACCAAAAACGCCAATGCCTCCGAAGTCCAGCGCTTCCTGGTCCTGCACGGCAAGGTCGACGCCAAGGGCATGGCGCAGCTGGAAGTCGAGCTGGACTCGATCAACAGCGGGATTCCGCTGCGCGACGAGCGCATGCGCAAGGAGCTGTTCGAGATCGACCGGCATCCGGATGCCCTGATCAACGCGCAGATCAACCTGCGGCCGATCAACGACCTGGCGTCCGGCGCGCAGATCGAATTGCGTCTGCCGGTCAATGTCACCCTGCACGGTAAGCAGCACCAATACACCGCCGAACTGCTGGCCACGCGCCTGGACGATCGACGTTTCCAGGTGGTGACCCTGGAGCCGCTGGTGCTCAACGCTGCCGATTTCGACCTGGTGCCGGGGCTCGACACCCTGCGCAAGGCGGCCGGCCTGTCGGCGATCAGCCTGTCGGTGCCGGTGGGTGCGGTACTGATCTTCACGGCACGTTGA
- a CDS encoding LemA family protein: MKVRQSLCSSWPVMALLLLSSLLSGCGINNIPTLDEQAKAAWGQVQNQYQRRADLIPNLVETVKGYARHEQETLTAVIEARAKATSIQVDASTLDNPERLKQYQQAQDQLTGALSRLMVVSERYPDLKANQNFLALQSQLEGTENRIAVARRDFILAVQKYNTEIRTFPGRLWHSVMYSDLPVRETFEATSPDAEKAPEVKF, encoded by the coding sequence ATGAAAGTACGACAGAGCCTGTGTTCAAGCTGGCCCGTGATGGCATTGCTGCTGCTCAGCAGCTTGCTCAGCGGCTGCGGGATCAACAACATCCCGACCCTCGACGAACAGGCCAAGGCGGCCTGGGGCCAGGTACAGAACCAGTACCAGCGTCGCGCCGACCTGATCCCCAACCTGGTGGAAACGGTCAAGGGCTACGCCAGGCACGAACAGGAGACCCTGACCGCGGTGATCGAGGCGCGGGCCAAGGCCACGTCCATCCAGGTCGATGCCAGCACCCTGGACAACCCGGAAAGACTCAAGCAGTACCAGCAGGCCCAGGACCAGCTGACCGGAGCCTTGAGCCGCCTGATGGTGGTGTCCGAGCGTTATCCGGACCTCAAGGCCAACCAGAACTTCCTGGCCCTGCAGTCGCAGCTCGAAGGCACCGAGAACCGCATCGCCGTGGCCCGTCGCGATTTCATCCTCGCGGTGCAGAAGTACAACACCGAGATCCGTACCTTCCCTGGCCGCCTGTGGCACAGCGTGATGTACAGCGACCTGCCGGTGCGTGAGACCTTCGAGGCCACCAGCCCCGACGCCGAAAAAGCGCCAGAAGTGAAGTTCTGA